The genomic stretch CACACCGTGGCGTGGCCGTTCACAACTCCCAGGCGGTTCTCTTCTCGCAGGCCACGAAGCAGCTCGAGGAGCACCGAAGGATTACCCATCGCCTGCTCGGCCAGCGCCAGCAGATCAGGATCCGGCGGAGCGCCCGCGAAGTCGGCGACGACCGCGGCCGTCTCCCGGCTACGCAACGGGGCCAGGCTGAGCCGTTGCGCGTCCGCGTCGTCCAGGTGGCTCAGCGCCTCGCGTACCGCCGGACCTCCGTCACGGCCGTGACAGAAGCTCAAGACCCACAGGACGCCGACGTGCCGCAACCCGGTGGTCAGTGCGGGGAGGGCCATCATGGTGCCCGCGTCGGCCCGGTTCAGATCATCGAGCAGCACTGCCAGCGGCTCCCCCGACGCGGCCGAGGCCAAGGCTGCCTGCAGGTCGTGCACGACCCAGAAGCGCAGGTCGGCGCTGGCTCCCAGCGTGCGGGCGGCGTACGGGTCGCCGACGGGCGGGACGCTGCCCACCGTGGCGGCCAGCAGCGGCGCGAACGGCATTGCCTGCTGACCGTCCAGCGCCTCACCGAACAGGACCCGTATCCCGGCTCGCTCCGCCCGGCGCCGCGCCTCGTACAGCATCCGGGTCTTGCCCGAACCGCAGTGCCCCTCGACCAGCAGAACTCTGCCGTGCCCGTTCAACGCCGCCGCGACCCCGGCGTCCAGCGTGCCGAGCAGGTCGTCGCGCCCGTGCAGTGCCGACTCGGGCAACGCTTGGTGGATCTCCTTCGTCGTGGTCATGGAATCTCGGCCCCCCAGCCATCGCACAGCTCACACCGTGCTCTCACCGTCGCCCGAGCCGGACGGTCCGAGCATCGGGAAACTGACTGCGGAATCTTCGCTGCGCTCATCGACGGCGAGGCGGGGGCCGGTGGGGTCTCGGTTCCCGGCTCAGTCAGATGACCGATGGGACGCCGGTGACATGAAGCGATCACACGACTGTGCGACGGGCGGTGTTCCCGCATCTCACGCCATTGTGCGATGCGCCGGCCGGGCCTTCCGGCGCATCGTTCAGGCTGATCTCCGCGAGGCGTACGCCGGAGATCGACGCGCGGTCGTGGCAACGGCAGAGCGGACGGCCGCCGTCCATTGAGGGCGCCGAACGGTGCCGGAGTACGGAGGTTTGATCATGAATCAGCTCAACGGCATCGTCCGGCGGCTGGACGAGCTCGAATCGGTCGAGAGCATCAAGAAGCTGAAAGCCCGCTACTTCCGGTTCATCGATGAGAAGAAGCACGCTGAACTGGCCGCGTTGTTCACTCCCGACGCCACGGTCGTGACCGACGGCATCACCTGGGCGTCGCCCAAGGAGTTCGCGGACACGATCCGCGACCTCACCGGCGCCGCGCCGTCGGTCCACCACGGATACATGCCGGAGATCGAGATCACCGGCCCCGACACAGCGTCCGGAACCTGGTCGATGGACGACCTGCTGACCTTTCCGGCCGGCCCGCAGGCTCCGGAGGGACATCACGGTTACGGGCAATACCGGGAGACCTACCGGAGGGTCGACGGGCAGTGGCTCATCGACTCGGTGCTGCTGACCCGCTTCCGGATGGATCCTCTGGAGAACTGGATCCCGGTGGAGTGATCGGCGTAGCGCGAGTGCCGGTGCGGTCAGCCGCCCAAAACCAACTGTTCGACCGGCCTCACGGTGCCGGCGAGTTACCCCTCACCGGCCGGCACGAGCCGACGCCCGGTCACCGAGGTTCTCCTTGATCACGTGGCCCCACCACGAACCGTTCCGAAGCGCGACGGAACCGAAGTCCCTGATGCGCGGGGTCAGGAGACGGCGGGCGATCCGGCCCGCCAGCATTCCACCGGCGACCGGTGCGAGCAGATAGACGGCGAGCAAGTGCGACTCGCCTGAGAACAATGCGGGTCCCAACTGCCGCGCCGGGTTGGCGGAGCCACCGGTGAGAGTGCCCAAGAGTGCCGCTTGGAGCCCGAAGAGGCCACCGACGATCCAGGCCGCCGGCCAGTTCGGCCGGCGGGCGGTCATCCAGCACATCACTCCCACGATGACCATCAGCGTCATCGCCTCAGCGACCGTGACGGACGCGCCGGTCCAGCCGGGTCCAGGCTGCACCACAGCCCATTGGACCGGTTTGGCGGCCGGCGAGGAGCCCCACAAGGCCCCGGCGAGCGCGGCCGCGGTGACCGATCCGGCGATCTGGGCACCGAGGTAGGGAACGACTCGGCGCCCGGGGAAGGAGCCGGAGGCGTACAGGCCCAGGGTGATCGCCGGGTTCATGTGAGCACCGCTGAACCGTCCCGGAGGCGAGACGGCGAACCCGACGATCACCAAGCCGACGAGGATCGACACCGCAGCGACCCTCAGCCGCAACTCGTTGGCCGACGCGGTCGCGGGCATCGTCCCGACCCCCCACCGGACCAGGGTGAAGACGGTGGCCATGAACGTTGAGGTGAGGCAGAACTCGACCGCGGCAGCGCGGGCCTCAACAGCGATGTCCCGCATCGTCACCTGCAAGATCCCCATGACATGAGCATCGTCAAAAGATCAAGTTGCGGGCAGAGCCGAAAGTCCCGGCGCCGTAGGTACAGCCGGTGCCGGCGTGCCACGAGACGGAGAAGACAGTCGCAACGATGCGCCGACGACGTACAACGGCGGCTCCGCGATGCGGAGCCGCCGTAGTTGCCGGGCCGACTACCTGGAGCCGCTGTCGAGGGACCAGTCGCGGACCTCGGGCATGTCCTCCAGGTGCTCGACGACGTAGGCCTCGTGACGCCGCAGCTGCGCCTCGCACCAGGCCTTGAGGTCGGCCGCGCCGCGGGGCAGACGGTGGGCGTTGTTGATCGCGTCCATCACCAGGTGGTAACGCGACGCCTTGTTCCGCACCGTCATGTCGAACGGGGTCGTCGTGGTGCCCTGCTCGATGAAACCCCGCACCCGGAACCGGTCAGCGTCCGGCCGCCCGTGCACCAGCTGGTGAATCGCACCCGGATAACCATGGAACGCGAACACCACATCGACGGTGTCGGTGAACAACTCGGTGAACTGGGTCTCGCTCATACCGTGCGGGTGATCCTTGGGACGCGGCAACGTCATCAAATCGACAACGTTGACCACCCGGACCTTGAAACCGGGCAACCGGTCCCGCAAGATCTGCGCCGCCGCGACCGTCTCCATCGTGACCACATCCCCGGCACAGGCCAGCACGATATCCGGGTCACTGGCGCCGTCGTCAGTACCGGCCCAGTCCCAGATCCCGGCACCACGGGTGCAATGCTCGATCGCCTCGTCCATGCCCAGATACTGCAACTGCGGCTGCTTGTCGATCACGATCAAGTTGATGTAGGACCGCGACCGGAAACAATGGTCGGCCACCGACAACAGGCAGTTCGCGTCCGGCGGCAAATACACCCGCGAGACGTCCCCACGCTGGGTCAGCACATTCTGAATCAACCCGGGACCCTGATGACTGAAACCGTTGTGATCATTACGCCACGCCGTCGAGGTGAGCAACACATTGAAACTCGGCACCTTCGCCCGCCACGGCAGATTCTTCGCCTCCTGCAACCACTTACCGTGCTGCACCGTCTGCGACGCACTGACCATCGCGAACGCCTCATAGGTAGCGAACATGCCATGCCGGCCGGTCAGGTTGTACCCCTCCAACCAACCATGACAGTTGTGCTCACTGAGCACCTCCATCACCCGGCCATCCCGGCTCAGCGCCACATCACCGTCGTACACCTTCTCCATGAAGGCACGATCAGACACCTCGAACACCGCACCGAGCCGGTTACTGTTCGTCTCGTCCGGACAGAACAACCGGAACCGGTCGTCGTTGCGGGCATAGATGTCACGCATCATCTCCCCGAGCCGGCGGGTCGACTCGGCCCGCCCGGTGGCCGGCTGCTTCACCTCGACCGCGTAGTCCCGGAAGTCGGGCATGTCCAGCTCACGGGTGACCAGGCCGCCGTTGGCGTGCGGGCTGGCGCTCATCCGCAGATCGCCCTCGGGCGCTTGCTCGCGAACCAGTGCGACGGGCGCCCCGGCGTCGTCGAACAGCTCCTCCGGCCGGTACGAGCGGAGCCACTGCTCGAGCAGCGCAAGATGCGACGGGTTGTCCCGGACACCGGACAGCGGCACCTGGTGCGACCGCCACGTGCCGGTGACCTGCACGCCGTCGACCTCGTCGGGGCCCGTCCAGCCCTTCGGCGACCGCAGGACGATCAACGGCCAGACCGGCCTTGTCCCGTCCCATTCGCCGGCACGGGCGGCGGTCTGGATGGCGCGGATGCGTCCCCACGCCTGAGCGAGGGCGGCGGCGAACCGGATGTGCATGCCGGGCAGGTCCTGGCCGGACACCTCGATGACGTCGTAGCCGTGGCCGCGCAGTAGTTCCTGCACCTCGTCGGCGTGCTTGCGGCCGAGCACGGTCGGGCCGGAGATCTTGGCGTCGTTGAGGTGCAGGATCGGCAGCACCGCGCCGTCGCGGGCCGGGTTGATGAACGACACGCCCTTCCACGAGCCCTCGAGCGGGCCGGTCTCGGCCTCGCCGTCGCCGACCACCGCGATCGCCAGCAGGTCGGGGTTGTCCATGACCGCGCCGAACGCGTGCACAAGCACGTAGCCCAGCTCGCCGCCCTCGTGGATCGAGCCGGGCGTGGTCACCGACACGTGGCTCGGGATGCCGCCCGGGCTCGAGAACTGGCGGAACAGCTTGCGCAGGCCCGGCTCGTCGAGGGTGACCTCCGGATAGACCTCGGAATAGGTGCCCTCCAGGTAGCCGGCAGCGACCAGCGCGGGACCGCCGTGCCCGGGGCCGGTCAGATAGATCGCCTGCTGGCCGGTGTGCCGGATCAGCCGCGACACATGCGCGTAGATCAGCGACAGACCCGGACTGGTCCCCCAGTGACCGAGCAGCCGCGGTTTGATGTGCTCGGCGGTCAGCCCCTCACGCAGCAGCGGATTGGCCTTGAGGTAGATCTGGCCGATGGTCAGGTAGTTGGCCGCGCGCCACCAGGCGTCGAGGCGAGCCAGTTCGGTCTCGTCAGGCTCGGCGAGGGTCTGCAGCAGGTCGGACACAACCGAGGTCACGGCGATTCCCTTTCAGCGGATCTTTGTCGTCGTATCGAACCTAAGGCGTGGTTGTCTGCTTCCGTAGGGCCGCAAGCCGCGGCCGAAAGGACTTTCGGCCCTGCGGGACGGGACTTCCCGAACCCTCGCCGGCCACCGCCTGGGCGGCAATGTCAGCCGGAGATGAATCGGAACAGGTCGTAGACCATGAAGGCAGGCCAGACAAAAGCCTTCAACATGCCGATTACGCCCTCCCCGAAACCGTTCGCCTGACTGACGTAGTACACCAGGGCGCCGATCATGCCGAGGCCGTAGACGGCGTTGCCGCCGCCACCGGCGCCGCGAACCACACGCTGGCGTCGCATCGTGTCGCTCATGGGAAGAACCTTTCTCTGCGCTGGAACCGGGCACCTTCACCGTGCCCTCCCACCGCCCCGCCGGGCAGAGTCGTTGTGCCCGTTCCACAGTGACCGGCCGGCAGCCGAGGAAAACCAATGACGGGCATTCCGCCAACGCTACGAAATCTCCATTCGTCTACGCAGCGCAATCACACAAATAACGATCGTCACGCATTGTTCGGAGAACCGTTTCCCTATTGATCGCGGCCGATTGCGATTCGCGCCATTCGCGTTTCCGCGCCGCCCGCGCGGGACCAAATACCCTGTCCCACCGACTTGCGCCGGCGCAATTATCGCACTTAGGGGCGTCCATCGGACGGCCATTCCCGAACTCGGCGCCGTACCGCGATGACCCCACCGTCCGAAAGGAGCATGCCATGACCGAACACTTCGATCCCAACATCCCGCCGGCAGGCGAGACCGACCCCTGCATCGAGGGAGATTTCGTCGGACCCGTCGTCGTTCTCGAAAAGCCGGCTCTCGGCAAGGGGAACCTCGTCATCGACCGGACGAAGCCGTTCGACATCAAGGTCAAGTGGCACGTCTTCGGCAACCTGGTCCCGCTGTGGCTGACGGCGCTGTCCAAGGAGACCGACAAGTGGATCGTGACTGCGTACGTGGAGTCGCAAGGACCCGGAACGGAGAAAGCGCTGGCCAAGGCTGAAGTAGCTCTGGGCGGGCCACGGTTCACCCTCGACGAGTACTACGAGGCCACGATCACCGTTCCTGCCGGCACACTGGACTCTTCTTTCTCCAGTTCCGAGACAGAGTCCGGCGTGTACAAGATTGTCGTGACCGCCTTCCTCGACTCGAAGATCAGCAGCGTCGTGAACTTCGACGTGCTCGGATCGATCGAGGGCCCGATCATCAAGGTGGAGGAGCCAGAACTCGCCGCCAAGGCCTAGCAGCACCCCGATCCAGCAGCATGTGCCCATCACGCCCGTCCGGAGCAGGAGCCCCGGACGGGCTACCGTCATGGTCGATGCGTCCGAGCGGCAGCCGCTGCCCGTCGGTGCGTTGAGGGTCTCTGTGACGGTAGGTATCACCTTGATCCCACCACTACGCAGTGTGTCGACAACGACAGCGTCGCCTGAGTCCGGCTGCCGGTTGACCCTGCGGCTCCTTCCGAATCGGTAATCAACTTCCGGCGTGGCAGAGGGCCCGGGGTGACGGGCCCGAAGCACCTGGCGCCCCCGATCCGGGACGTGGTTACCGTCGAGGCGAGAGGTCTCTGAGCTGAGGAGGCTGTGTCATGACCATGAACCTCATCCGCATCCTCGACCCGGACACCGGTGAAACCGTCCGTGTGTGCCACGGCCCGTCCCCCACCGGCGTCTGCCCGATGGCCGGTCCCGACGGCGTCGTGCCATGCGCCGGCCTGCTGATCGCGCCCTCTCGACCCGATCCCGAGTACTGGCCGCTTCCGATCCCGGCCGGATACCGCCACTGCGACGTGATCTGGAACGAACGCGCCCGTTCGGGATTGAACAAGGCCGAGCAGGCGCGGGAACAGTGGCAGGCCGGCCTGACCCGCGAGGTCCAACGGGTACGGTACCTGGCCTCCGCCAAAGATCCGCGGTACCGGAAAATGACGGAGCGCGAACTCGAGAAGACTGCCCTCTGGCGCTGGCGGCTCACCGGCGAGGCGCAGTCTCTGCGCCGCTCGGAGGAGAAGAACGAACGGCAGGCCGAGGCCTATCTGGCCTTCGTCAAGTTCCGGCGGACCTCAGGCTCGAGCAGACCGGTTTCCCTGACCGCCCGGAACAGCCGAACGTCGCCGTGAGAAGCCTCGCCGCCCTGCCCTCAACGGCAGAGGCCGGCGTCGTCGGGCGCTGCGGAGAACGCCCACAGTGAGTCGCGCACGGTGGTGGCCACGCCAGGAGGCTGGTTCAGCGGTGCGGGGGCGGTGTGCTGGAGGTGGCGGCCGGGCCGCCGGGTGCGGCGGTGGTGTCACGAGTGGTGCGCAGGCTCCAGACGATCGACACCGCGATCGTCACGACAACAACGCCGAGGGTGACCGGGATGGGCAGTTTGCCGACCGGGGTCTCGGACAGGATCAGCTTGACGCCCGCGAAGGCCAGCAGGACGGCGAGACCGTAGTGCAGGTGCACGAAGCGGCGCAAAAGACCGGCCAGGCAGAAGTACAGGCTGCGTAGGCCGAGGATGGCGAAGGCGTTCGCGGTCCACACGATGAAGGTGCTGGTGGTGATGGCCAGGATCGCCGCGACGCTGTCGACAGCGAAGATCAGATCGGTGGCCTCGACTGTGATCAGCACGACGAAAAGCAGGGTGGCGACGCGTTCGCCCTTGATGCGGGTGAAGAACTTGTCGCCGTGGTAGGCCGGGTCGGTCGGGATGACCTTGCGGAACAGGCGGACGACCGGGTTGCGGTCCGGTGGGGTCTGCTCGTCGTGGCGGAACGCCATCTTGTGGCCGGTATAGATGAGAAACGCGCCGAACAGGTAGGCGGTCCAAAAGAAGGTCTCGAGCAATTCAGCGCCGGCGAAGATGAAGACCAGCCGGAACAGCAGGGCGCCGATGACACCCCAGAACAGCACCTTGTGCTGGAACGCGGCCGGGACGGCGAAGTAGCCGAAGATCAGCGCGAAGACGAACACATTGTCGATCGACAGCGCTTTCTCGATCAGATAGCCGGCGTAGTAGGCGCCGGCCACATCACCGCCCTGCCAGGCCCACAGGACCACACCGAACAACAGGCCCGCGGCGATCCAGACACCGGACCAGATCGCCGCCTCGCGGAAGCCGATGACGTGGTTGTCGCGGTGCAGGAACAGGTCGACGGCGAGCATCGCGGCCACCGCGACCATGAGCACTGCCCAGATCCACCATGAGACGGTCAACGGAAACCTCTCGACCAGCCGAACCCGCCCCGGCGGGTCGGCGTGCTGGTCGAAGGTCTCCCCGGGGCCACCGCACCGGTGGCTGCGCCGCCGGAACCCGGATCGGCCGAGTCCGTACTGACGACGACGCGTCGAGCGCTTGGGTACTCCCCCTCGAACTACGATCTATGATTCACGAAGTGGAAGTCGTATGACAATGGACTGGGGCTGTGGACAAGCTGAGAGTTTCACGTCTTCGCGTGCGTATATTGGGAAGCGTTGTCCGCCGCACGACCATAGGGATGTCATGACCGCTGAGGCCGGACCGGTGCGCGCCGGGAAGGCGTGGACGTTTCTGACCAACCATGCCCATGTCCTGCTGAGCATTGCCCGCGATCCGAGCATCCGGCTGCGGGAGGTCGCCGAGGTCGTCGGCATCACGGAACGCGCCGCCCAGAGCATCGTGGCCGACCTTGAAGCCGCCGGCTACCTGCGACACGAACGCGTCGGGCGCCGCAACCAGTACACGGTCAACCCCGCCGGCCGGTTCCGGCACCCCGCGGAGGCGGACCACCACATCGGCGACCTGGTCGCGCTGTTCACCACACCCGGGACGTAGGCACAGCCCTCTTCCAGGCGGCCGTCGACCGAGAACTCCTTACGACGACCCACACCGCGCAGTAGCTTCCGGATGGCGTCCGGCCCGGTCAGGCCCCTTGCTCCTTGCTCTGCTTCTCGTAGAACTCCTGGAAGGCGTCGAACGCTCGAGCGCCGTAGACGGTGGCCGGGCCGCCGTTCATCAGAAAGGTCACTCCGATCGCCTCGGCTGCCTCGGCGGGGGTGGCGCCGTGCCGGACAGAAGCGTGAGCGTGGGCGGCGATGCAGCCGTCGCACTCCTTGCTGACCGCGATCGCCAACGCGATCAACTCTTTCGTCTTGGCGTCCAATGCACCGGCGGCCAGGGCGGTGTCGTGAAGCTCACGGTAGCCGCGGTACACCTCCGGGATCGCCTGGCGTAGCGCACGGGTGGGGGCCCGCAGCGCGTCGCGGACCGCTGTGCCGTTGCCCATGGTGTCTCTCCTCAACGAGATCGGATACCACTCGGGCAAGCTTCGCTGATGGGCCGGCGCACGTCTGGTGCCGTAGGGCCTCAACCGGCAGGACATCGGACCGGGTTCGCGGATCACGACAGGCGGACGTCCCTTTTCCTCCGGGCGACCGGCACATGCGGGCAGTACCGCCCAGAGCGTCTGCTGCTGAGGACGCCGGCGCCGCCTGACCGGTCGACGACGCACGTCTGCGCGGGTCGCGCCTCGCTTCTCCCCCGGCCTGAGCCGATTCCCGGGCGGCAGGCTTCCGGCCGCTGCCCGGCCTGGAGACCAGGCGTGCCCAGACGGTGCCGCGGCCGGTCGACGGCAGCCCGGCGCCGGCCCGCGACACCCCCGTGATCACCACCCGGCCTTTTCTCCACACGGTCTCCATGCCGGTTGCACACCCCCGCCACCCCGGCGGCCCACAGTGAAGGTGTCAACAGCAAGCAAGGGAGAAGTCATGAAGACCATCACCCGCCGCGCGGCCACGCTGGTGGCAGCCGGCACGCTCGGCCTCGGCGGACTGGCGGTCGCGGCCCCCGCACTGGCCGGCAACGGCCCCTTCGGCACCGGCCCGGCCGGCACCGCCACCGCGAGCCCCGCCACTCCCGGCAACGGCATGGGCATGGGATCCAGGTACGGCATGGGATCCGGGTACGGCATGGGATCCGGCGACGGCGTCTGCAACCAGCTGCCGGTCACCGCGCAGCAGGGCACGCTGTCCGCCGCGCAGAAGGCCACGCTGGCGTCCATGGCCCAGGAGGAGAAGCTCGCGCACGACCTGTACGCCGCGTTCGCCGCCCGCTACGACGCGGTCGTCTTCGACCACATCGCCCGCGCGGAGAGCCGGCACCAAGCCGTGGTCCGCACGCTGCTGCAGCGCTACGGCATCACCGACCCGACCGCGAACCAGCCGGCCGGCACCTTCACCGACAAAGCCGTGCAGGCCACCTACGACAAGCTGCTCGCACAGGGCCGGCAAAGCCAAGCCGCCGCGCTGGCCGCAGGGCAGCAGGTGGAACGCGACGACATCGCCGCCCTCAAGACGGCCGCCACCGGGCTGACCGCCCCCGACGTCAAACAGGTCTACGCCAACCTGCTCGCGGCGTCGCAGCGGCACCTGACCGCATTCACCCGTTGGGCAGCCCGATAACAACCCGGTGGCAGGGCGACTCTGCCGCCCTGCCACGGCCGACTGCTGCCCCGGGGCCCGGACCGGGCTGTGCAGCGACCAGCAACCGACCGGTGGAAACGCTCTACGCCAGGGACAGGAAGAGCTTCTCCATTTGCTCCAGGTTGGCGCTCTGATCCTCGCCGTCCTCGGCCGCGGCCACGCACTGCTGCAACCCGCTGGCGATGATTTTGAAGCCGGCCCGGTCGAGCGCCCTGGAGACCGCGGCCAACTGCGTCACGACGTCAGCGCAGTCGCGGCCCTCCTCCAGCATGCCGATGACGCCACGGATCTGGCCCTCGGCGCGGCGCAGCCGCTTGATCACGTCACCCGTCGCGGTCTGGTCGACCTGCATCCCGCACGCTCCTTGTTGTCAGCCCCTCCATGTTACCCGGTGGGGTATGGGGTCCGACTCGAGCGCGCTGTGAGCGACAGCACCGGCCAGGGGCAGCCGCACCGTCACGGTCAGACCGCCGGTGTCAGGCGATTCCAGGGCGACCGTGCCGCCGTGCGCAGTGACCAGTTCCCGCACGACGGCCAGGCCGATACCCGAGCCTGTCGTCCCGGTCGTGTCGCGGCCCCGCCACAGCCGGTCGAACGCGTGCGGAAGCTCATCCGCCGCCATGCCCGGACCGGTGTCCGCGACACGGACCACGGCGTTGGCCTTCTCAGCCCGGACCGCGACGTGCAGCCCGTCGCCCGGCCGGCAGTAACGGGCGGCATTGGTCAGCAGGTTGCCGATGGCCTGATGCAACCGATCGGGATCCGCCCGTACCGGCACGCGACGGTCAAGGTCGGCGCTCACCGTCAGCCCCGCAGCTTCCAGCCGAGGCCGTTGCGCCGCCAAGGCCGCGGCGGCGATCTCCGCCAGGTCGGCATCGACCAGACGCAGCGACAGGGCGGCCGACTCGGCGGCCGACAGATCGGCGAGGTCCTGCACGACCCGGCCCAGCCGCAACGACTGATCATGCAGCGCCGCCAGCCGGGGACCGTCGGCCGGTTGCAGCCCGTCACGCAGCTCCTCCAACCCGGCCTGCAACCCCGCCAGCGGCGTCCGCAACTCGTGCGCGATGTCGGCCGCCAACCGCCGCCGTACGGTATCGGCGCGAACCACCTCGTCGGCCATGGTGTCGAAAGCCCTTACCACCTCACCCAGCTCACCCGGCGCCCGCAGCCGAGCGCGGGCCGTGCGATCACCGGCGGCGAACCGGCGCGCCGTCACGGCCAGGACCACCAACGGCCGAGCCAACCGGCCCGAGACGAACGCACTCGCCACCAACGCCGCCAGCAGTGCAGCACCCGCCGCACCAGCCACCCACGACCAGGCAACCGTCCGGCCGGACGACGCGGTCGCGGGGAACGCCAGCCGGACACCACCGACCCGTTGCCCACCGACCTCGATCGGCTGCTCCACCACCGGTCCGGTGCCGTCCTCACCGCGCATGCCGCCCATGCCGGGACCCATGCCGCGTCCTGGCCACACCATGCTGCCGTCGACATCCCGCACTACCAGCCGGGCATCGGCTGCCGCAGCCACGGCCGACGCCGGCGCCAGGTCCGCACCGTCCCAGCCGTCCGACCGCGCGTACGCGTCGGCAGCAGCACTCGCCACCCGGGCCGCGACGCGCTGCCGGTCCTGCCGGGCCACGCTGGCCAGTCCACGGTCGGTGGCGATCAACGCGGCAACCGTCAGCACCGCTACCGAGGAGAACGCCACCAGCACGAACACGGCCAGCAGACGCCGCCCCAGCGGACCGGCCAGGGCCGAAGGATCACCGGTCACGCGACCACCCCAGCCGGTAGCCGACGCCCAGCACCGTCTCGACGATCCGCACTCCGTCGGACCCGAGCTTGCGGCGCAGATTCTTCACGTGCGAGTCGACCGTGCGTTCGTAGCCGGGGAACTCGTAGCCCCGCACCTGATTGATCAGCTCGTACCGGGAGTAGACCCGCCCCGGCGTGGCGGCCAGCGCCGTCAGCACACCCCACTCGGTCGGGGTCAGCTCCACCCGAGCGCCGTCCAGATGAGCCTCATGACGGCCCTCGTCGAGCCGAAGCCGCCCGCCGCCGAACGTCACCGCCGCCTCACCGCCGTTCCCGCCGCGCGTACGGTGCAGAACCGCCTCGACCCGCAACACCAACTCGGTCGGCGAGAACGGCTTGGTCACATAGTCGTCGGCGCCACCCCGCAGCCCCTCGATCCGGTCGTCGACGCTGCTGCGCGCGGTCAGCACGACGACCGGCACTCCCCGGCCGCTCTCTCTCGCGACCGCCAGCACCTCCCGGCCGTCCACGTCCGGCAGGCCGAGATCGAGCACTACCAGCTCCACTCCACCGGCGGTCACCAACTCGATCGCCTCGGCCCCCGAAGCGGTGGTACGCACCGCGTGACCGGCCCGCTGCAAATAGCGGCGGACCAACTCCCGCAGCTCCCGATCGTCCTCGACCACCAGCACGGCACCTGACACACCGCCAGCGTTCCCCGGGCGCGGGCACCCCGGCCAGGGCCGAGCGGCCCGAATCACGAATCGGCACACAAGCCCCGTTCAGATCTCCCGCGCCGCTGCCTGTCGAACCGCGATGCGTACTCATGAACGGTGTACGGCACGAGATCGTCGCCGCCGGGTGAGAGCACCCCTGTGGACGGGCCATGACCGGGCATCCCCGGCCGGAGCGGTCAGCGTGGCGCGCGCCAGCGCCTGTGTGAAAGCGGCCGGAGAGCCGTCGATCTCCCACTGGCGAAGCTGGCGTTCGGCGCCGGTGCCCCGCTCCACCAGGAGCGCCAGACAGCGGCCGACCATGTCACGGTCACCGGACTCGTCCAGGGCATCGCGGGTGTAGGCCATCAGGCGCTCGACCTGTGCGTACGGTGCCACCACAGGTTCACTACCGGCGACGAAGCCTCTTCCGCCGAGCCCCGAGCGCGCCGCGGCGGTCAAACTGCCCCGCATGTGGGTGGTACGGCAGCTCGTGATGCGGGGCGATCGCAGAACAGTCGTCACCAGGGCGCGGAACAACCCGGTGAGCAGGACCGCGGTGTCGACGTCGGGGCAGACGTCCGCGACTCTCAGTTCGACC from Paractinoplanes brasiliensis encodes the following:
- a CDS encoding nuclear transport factor 2 family protein, with protein sequence MNQLNGIVRRLDELESVESIKKLKARYFRFIDEKKHAELAALFTPDATVVTDGITWASPKEFADTIRDLTGAAPSVHHGYMPEIEITGPDTASGTWSMDDLLTFPAGPQAPEGHHGYGQYRETYRRVDGQWLIDSVLLTRFRMDPLENWIPVE
- a CDS encoding MIP/aquaporin family protein, producing MGILQVTMRDIAVEARAAAVEFCLTSTFMATVFTLVRWGVGTMPATASANELRLRVAAVSILVGLVIVGFAVSPPGRFSGAHMNPAITLGLYASGSFPGRRVVPYLGAQIAGSVTAAALAGALWGSSPAAKPVQWAVVQPGPGWTGASVTVAEAMTLMVIVGVMCWMTARRPNWPAAWIVGGLFGLQAALLGTLTGGSANPARQLGPALFSGESHLLAVYLLAPVAGGMLAGRIARRLLTPRIRDFGSVALRNGSWWGHVIKENLGDRASARAGR
- a CDS encoding phosphoketolase family protein; the encoded protein is MTSVVSDLLQTLAEPDETELARLDAWWRAANYLTIGQIYLKANPLLREGLTAEHIKPRLLGHWGTSPGLSLIYAHVSRLIRHTGQQAIYLTGPGHGGPALVAAGYLEGTYSEVYPEVTLDEPGLRKLFRQFSSPGGIPSHVSVTTPGSIHEGGELGYVLVHAFGAVMDNPDLLAIAVVGDGEAETGPLEGSWKGVSFINPARDGAVLPILHLNDAKISGPTVLGRKHADEVQELLRGHGYDVIEVSGQDLPGMHIRFAAALAQAWGRIRAIQTAARAGEWDGTRPVWPLIVLRSPKGWTGPDEVDGVQVTGTWRSHQVPLSGVRDNPSHLALLEQWLRSYRPEELFDDAGAPVALVREQAPEGDLRMSASPHANGGLVTRELDMPDFRDYAVEVKQPATGRAESTRRLGEMMRDIYARNDDRFRLFCPDETNSNRLGAVFEVSDRAFMEKVYDGDVALSRDGRVMEVLSEHNCHGWLEGYNLTGRHGMFATYEAFAMVSASQTVQHGKWLQEAKNLPWRAKVPSFNVLLTSTAWRNDHNGFSHQGPGLIQNVLTQRGDVSRVYLPPDANCLLSVADHCFRSRSYINLIVIDKQPQLQYLGMDEAIEHCTRGAGIWDWAGTDDGASDPDIVLACAGDVVTMETVAAAQILRDRLPGFKVRVVNVVDLMTLPRPKDHPHGMSETQFTELFTDTVDVVFAFHGYPGAIHQLVHGRPDADRFRVRGFIEQGTTTTPFDMTVRNKASRYHLVMDAINNAHRLPRGAADLKAWCEAQLRRHEAYVVEHLEDMPEVRDWSLDSGSR
- a CDS encoding TerC family protein, with translation MTVSWWIWAVLMVAVAAMLAVDLFLHRDNHVIGFREAAIWSGVWIAAGLLFGVVLWAWQGGDVAGAYYAGYLIEKALSIDNVFVFALIFGYFAVPAAFQHKVLFWGVIGALLFRLVFIFAGAELLETFFWTAYLFGAFLIYTGHKMAFRHDEQTPPDRNPVVRLFRKVIPTDPAYHGDKFFTRIKGERVATLLFVVLITVEATDLIFAVDSVAAILAITTSTFIVWTANAFAILGLRSLYFCLAGLLRRFVHLHYGLAVLLAFAGVKLILSETPVGKLPIPVTLGVVVVTIAVSIVWSLRTTRDTTAAPGGPAATSSTPPPHR
- a CDS encoding helix-turn-helix transcriptional regulator translates to MTAEAGPVRAGKAWTFLTNHAHVLLSIARDPSIRLREVAEVVGITERAAQSIVADLEAAGYLRHERVGRRNQYTVNPAGRFRHPAEADHHIGDLVALFTTPGT
- a CDS encoding carboxymuconolactone decarboxylase family protein, with the protein product MGNGTAVRDALRAPTRALRQAIPEVYRGYRELHDTALAAGALDAKTKELIALAIAVSKECDGCIAAHAHASVRHGATPAEAAEAIGVTFLMNGGPATVYGARAFDAFQEFYEKQSKEQGA
- a CDS encoding ferritin-like domain-containing protein, which translates into the protein MKTITRRAATLVAAGTLGLGGLAVAAPALAGNGPFGTGPAGTATASPATPGNGMGMGSRYGMGSGYGMGSGDGVCNQLPVTAQQGTLSAAQKATLASMAQEEKLAHDLYAAFAARYDAVVFDHIARAESRHQAVVRTLLQRYGITDPTANQPAGTFTDKAVQATYDKLLAQGRQSQAAALAAGQQVERDDIAALKTAATGLTAPDVKQVYANLLAASQRHLTAFTRWAAR